The Pseudomonas sp. FP2309 genomic sequence TGCTGTGTAACGCCCAGCAGCCCGGCGAACGCTTGATTGCGCGTCGACAGTGGTGGCTGGCCAACGTCGCCATCGTGCTGCTTTACCTGCCCTGGCTGCCGAACCTGTTGGATCTGGTGCAGCACGTCGACCAACTCAAGGTCGGTGGCGATATCGGCTGGGAAGAACCGGTTGGCCTGCTCTCCGTGCCGTCGATGATCTGGCAATTCGTGCTTCAGGACGAAGGCCTGGACTTCTGGAGGCCGCTGTTCTGGCTGTTCCCATTGCTGTTGATCGCGGCAGTGGGCATGACCGCCTGGCGGGACCGCGAGCCGGACCGTCCGGCCGTGCTATTGGCGCTGTTTTTCCTCCTGCCGCTACTGCTGGTGTACGGGGTGTCGTTTATCTCGCCGGTGTTTATCGAGCGTTACCTCACCGTGTATGCCCTGGCTTTGCCAATGCTGGTGGCGGTGCTCATCGACCGCTTACCGTCGCGCCTGTCATTGCTGGGGGCTGCGCTGTTCGTGCTGTTCGTCGGCGTTGAGGTGTTGGGGTTGAAGAACAACTTCACCGTGGATGAGCACGACCAGTTCAACGTGCCTGTGGAGTTCGTCAATCGCAATTACCAGGAAGGCGACCGCATCGTCCTCAGCGACATGATGTGGTACCTGAGCTACGTCTATTACGACCAGACCGACGCCCAACTGCAGCTCTACACCCCGCCCAAAACCGATGGCACGCCGACCCGGCCGAATGCCTATGGCTTCGGCACCCTGGTGGACCAGGATGGCGGACGCATCTACCTCGACCGCTTATCGGAATTGCCGGCCAATACGCGTCGCGTCTGGCTGATCAGCGGCAACGAAGCACCCGACGATTTTGCGCCCTTGCCCGAGGGCTGGCGCTTGATCAGCCAACAGGACGGCGGCGGGGCGAGGGCGCGGCTCTATGTGCTGTGCCGCGGGCCAGGTGCATCGCAACCTACAGGCTGCGACTAATATCCGTTTGGCATTAACGGCATACCAAAATAGTGGCAAATGACCACTAGTTGATACGGTAATCCTCGGCTACGCTCTCACCACAAATGGAATTTTGTCCTACGAAAGTGGTGAAAGGATGCAGTATCACTTTATCTCCGGACTGCCGCGTTCGGGTTCAACGCTGCTCTCCGCGATTCTGCTGCAGAACCCGCGTTTTCACGCTGGCATGAGCAGCCCGGTCAGCCCCTTGTTCAATGGGGTGCTGGCGCAGTGCAGCGCCGGCAGTGAGTTCGGCTCGGTGATCGACGCCGACACCCGCCGCCGTCTGCTGCGCGGGTTATTCGACGCCTATTACGCCGATAAGGCTTCCACCCCGGTGGTGTTCGACACTAACCGCCAGTGGTGCGCGCGCATGCCCGCGCTGCGTGACCTGTTTCCCCAGGCCAAAGTGATCGCCTGCGTGCGCAACGTCGCGTGGGTCCTGGACAGTCTTGAGCGCCTGTACCGCGCCAATCCGTTCGAGAACACCAAGCTGTTCAACGACGATGACGAGCGCAACACCGTCTACAGCCGCTGCGAAACCCTGGCCCAGCGCAATCGCCTGGTGGGGTTTGCCTGGACCGCGCTCAAAGAGGCGTATTACGGCGAGAACGCCGAGTCGTTGCTGGTGGTCGATTACGACTTGTTGAGCCAGGCGCCGGAGCGGGTGATGCGGCTGGTGTACGAGTTCATCGGCGAGCCGTGGTTCGAACATGACTTCAACCACCTGACCTACGACGCGCCGGCCTTCGACCAGGCGTTGGGGCTTGCCGGCCTGCACAAGGTCAAACCCAAGGTTGCGCCACAGGCCCGGCGCACCCTGTTACCGCCGGACCTGTTTGAAAAGTACGCCGCGCTGTCGTTTTGGCGCGATGGGGCTGCCAGTGCGGCCAATGTCATTCGTATGAAAACCGACGCCGCCGTCAACTGACGGTGGCGTTTCTTTTTCTGTGTTCAAAGCGTTCGAGTCCAGGTGATCGTCATGTGGTGGAGCAAAGGCAAATCGCGGGTAACCGAGGGTACACAGGCCCTGGCATCGCCAATGATCATGTTCCTGGAGCCGCGAATGCTGTTCGACGGCGCGGTGGCGGCAACGGTGGCCGATGCCGCGCAGCCGGATGCCCAACCCACGGCCGAAGCGGCCAAGCCTGCCACCACCGACCAGCCGGCAGACACGCACGCGCCCCAGGGCCAGGTCGATGCGACCCAGGCGGCGGTACCGGGCAAGAGCGTGTTGTTCATCGATTCCAGAGTCAAGGATTCCGCCAGCCTGCTCGAAGGCGTGGCGCCCGGTACCCAGGTGGTACAACTGGATGCGACCAGGGACGGTTTGCAGCAGATCGCCGATTACCTGGACAGCCACCAGGGCGTGAGCTCGGTGCAGATCATCGCCCACGGTAATGCCGGCGATCTGTGGCTGGGCAACAGTTACCTGTCGGCGGATAACGTGCAGGCTCGCGGCGATGTGCTGGCGCGGATCGGTCAGGACATGAACGTCGGCGGCGATATCCTGATCTATGGCTGCTACACCGCCGAAGGCGAGCGTGGCCAGAGCCTGGTGGATTCATTGGCGCACTTGACCGGCCGCGATGTGGCAGCGTCAACCGACCGCACCGGCCTGGGCGGCGACTGGGATCTGGAAATCGCCACTGGCAACATCGAAAGCGCCAACGTGCTGTCGGCCAGTGCCATGAGCGAGTATCAATGGGGCCTGGCCACCTGGACCGCCACCAACAACCTCAACAGCGGCGTGGGCTCCCTGCGTGCGGCGCTGTTGTCCGCGCAGAACGGCGACATTGTCACGTTCAATAGCACCATGACCGTCGCCTTGACCCAGGTGCTGGTGGTCGACAAGAACATCACCATCGACGGCGACCTCAATAACGACAACGTGGCCGACGTGACGCTCGACGGCCAGTACCGCACCCAGATCCTGCAAGTGACATCCGGCACCACGGCCACCCTCGATGGCCTGGTGATTACCCGAGGCATGGCGGCCGGCAATGGCGGTAATGGCGGCGACGATGCGCTGGTGTCCCAGGGCGGCGGTATCTACAACGCGGGCACCTTGACCCTGAGAAACGTCACGGTGACCGCCAACGCCGCGTCGGGCGGTGGTGGTGGCGGCGGCGTAACGCCGCAATACGCCGGTGGCGGCGGTGGTGGCGGCGGCGCGATCACAGGCGGTACCGGTGGCAAGGGCGGCGATACGCTCAACTCCATGGGCGGCAATGGTACTGCGGGGCAGGGCGGCGCGGGTGGCGGCTTCTTCAACATTGGCGGGCGTGGCGGTTCCACCACGGGTGGCGCGGGCGGTGCGGCGTATCCAGGCTACAGCACCGGTTCGGCGGGGGGTACGGCCAGCAGTGGCGGATTGTCCATCGGCGGTGGCGGTGGCGGTGACGGGTATGACGACATCGGCGGTGCCGGTGGCGGCGCCGTGGGGGGTATCTACAACGATACCGGCGCGACCCTGCGGATCATCGGCAACTCGACCATTTCCAACAACGTCGGCGCCGGCGGTGGTGGCGGCGGCGGCGGGGCTGGCGGCAGCTATCTCCAGGCGGGCGGTGCGGGTGGTGTCGGTGTCGGCGCCATCTGGAACAAAGGCTCGATCCTGATGACCGCCGCCAACTTCGCCGCACTGGCCGGCAACGTTGGCGGCAGTGGCGTGGGGGGGACCAGTGCGGGCACCGCGGGTGTTTCGCCTGCGTCGGTGGCCAACATCTACGGCAACGGCGGCACCCTCAACAGTAATTATGTGCCGGACGAGACACCGCCCACGGCGACCGTCGTAGTGGCCAATACCAACCTCAACTCCGGCGGCACCTCGGCGGTGACCATCACCTTTTCCGAAGCCGTGACCGGCCTTACTGCGGCCGACCTGACCGTGCAGAACGGCAGCGTCGGCACCTTGACCAGTGGCGACGGTGGCATCACCTGGACCGGCACGTTGACGGCAGCCAGCAACATCGCCGACACCACCAACATCATCACCCTGAACAACACCGGCGTTGCCGACCTGGCCGGTAATGCCGGCGTGGGCAGCACCGACTCGAACAACTACATCGTCAACGATACCGTGGCGCCCACGGCGTCCATCGTGGTCAGCGACACTGCCCTCAGGATCGGCGAAACTTCGACGGTGACCATCACCTTCTCCGAGGCCGTTTCCGGCTTTACCGCAGCAGACCTGAACGTCGCCAACGGCTCGATCAGCGGTCTGAGCAGCAGCGACGGCGGCATCACCTGGACGGCCACGTTGACACCGGATGCGGCGATCACCGACGCCACCAATCTGATTGTCCTGAATAACACGGGCGTGGCGGACCTTAATGGCAATGCTGGCGTGGGGACGACCAGTTCCAACAACTACGCCGTTGACACGCAGCGCCCGACCGCCACCATCGTGGTGTCCGACACCGCGCTGCGCGTGGGTGAAACCTCTGGGGTGACCATCACCTTCACCGAGGCTGTGAGTGGTTTCACCACCGCCGACCTGACGG encodes the following:
- a CDS encoding glycosyltransferase family 39 protein, which gives rise to MRRSVVEQNEKAHVVAPFNGAWAGAGWLSRLWWLPILGLAMALRFYGLTAAAIWGDEGSSLLLSEYALDDLWFHAAHDVHPPLYFFMLRGWIELFGDGIWSIRGMSATPGVVVVGLGIWLTRQLSTQRAAVLAGVLLALLPTAVRYSQEVRMYALLGVWLLGATLALVYWVRQPARMRYLATYVLLMCAGFYTHYFTALCVLVHWAWLAVLCNAQQPGERLIARRQWWLANVAIVLLYLPWLPNLLDLVQHVDQLKVGGDIGWEEPVGLLSVPSMIWQFVLQDEGLDFWRPLFWLFPLLLIAAVGMTAWRDREPDRPAVLLALFFLLPLLLVYGVSFISPVFIERYLTVYALALPMLVAVLIDRLPSRLSLLGAALFVLFVGVEVLGLKNNFTVDEHDQFNVPVEFVNRNYQEGDRIVLSDMMWYLSYVYYDQTDAQLQLYTPPKTDGTPTRPNAYGFGTLVDQDGGRIYLDRLSELPANTRRVWLISGNEAPDDFAPLPEGWRLISQQDGGGARARLYVLCRGPGASQPTGCD
- a CDS encoding sulfotransferase, translated to MQYHFISGLPRSGSTLLSAILLQNPRFHAGMSSPVSPLFNGVLAQCSAGSEFGSVIDADTRRRLLRGLFDAYYADKASTPVVFDTNRQWCARMPALRDLFPQAKVIACVRNVAWVLDSLERLYRANPFENTKLFNDDDERNTVYSRCETLAQRNRLVGFAWTALKEAYYGENAESLLVVDYDLLSQAPERVMRLVYEFIGEPWFEHDFNHLTYDAPAFDQALGLAGLHKVKPKVAPQARRTLLPPDLFEKYAALSFWRDGAASAANVIRMKTDAAVN